In the Leifsonia sp. 466MF genome, one interval contains:
- a CDS encoding flagellar assembly protein FliW gives MSAVRFLTPPPGLEPLDAFDLDPVAGADGLYTLASIERPEIRLFTIDAERHLPGYSPELPDDRAAELGIAEAADALLLVVVTPSPEGSTVNLLAPVIVNRATGSALQLVLDDDAFPVRAELAALAGA, from the coding sequence GTGAGCGCCGTCCGCTTCCTCACCCCGCCGCCCGGACTCGAGCCGCTCGATGCGTTCGACCTCGACCCGGTCGCCGGCGCCGACGGGCTGTACACGCTCGCCTCGATCGAGCGGCCCGAGATCCGGCTGTTCACGATCGACGCCGAGCGCCACCTGCCCGGCTACTCCCCGGAGCTGCCGGACGACCGTGCCGCCGAACTCGGCATCGCCGAGGCCGCAGACGCACTGCTCCTCGTCGTGGTCACGCCGTCGCCCGAGGGCAGCACGGTCAACCTGCTGGCCCCGGTGATCGTCAACCGGGCGACCGGGTCGGCCCTCCAGCTGGTACTCGACGACGACGCCTTCCCGGTGCGCGCCGAGCTGGCGGCTCTCGCAGGAGCGTAA
- the flgK gene encoding flagellar hook-associated protein FlgK, with product MSTFSGLNTAYTGLVAAKAGLDVVGQNLVNANTQGYTRQRVTTSGVPALSSAGLFSGGVRPGQGVTIDGIQRLDDAALDARVRTTTALSGYTNTRADALATLEQSLNEPGTNGLSAQLQKFWSAWGDVANQAGEQAPAGVLLGQAGSLVTQLQTGYRSVDDQWTTLRASMDGMASDLNTAATAVADLNGRIRSALASGQSANELLDRRDLLTASIAKLAGGVVRPNDDGTVDVLVGGNALVSGTSTNLVKAAGASRMADAAADPARLEWAYRPGAAIALEGGSIAGAVSTLAPADASGTGGVLAEAAVSYNAFAVTLAQRVNAVHSTGATPTGATGLDFFAIDPTKPAALGLSVVPTGVGQIATGTPGAGGTDGSIADAISQLGTGANAVDKQWSSFVVRVGVASRTEKQQSDLADLASSAATNAQLAGSSVDLDEENMNMLSFQHAYQGAARVMTAVDEALDVLINHTGLVGR from the coding sequence ATGAGCACCTTCAGCGGCCTGAACACCGCGTACACCGGGCTGGTCGCCGCCAAGGCGGGCCTCGACGTGGTCGGCCAGAACCTCGTGAACGCGAACACGCAGGGCTACACCCGGCAGCGCGTGACGACCTCGGGCGTGCCCGCGCTGTCGTCCGCCGGGCTCTTCAGCGGCGGCGTCCGCCCGGGTCAGGGCGTCACGATCGACGGCATCCAGCGCCTCGACGACGCCGCACTGGATGCGCGGGTGCGCACGACCACCGCGCTCTCCGGGTACACGAACACCCGTGCCGACGCCCTGGCGACCCTCGAGCAGTCGCTCAACGAGCCGGGGACCAACGGCCTGTCGGCCCAGCTGCAGAAGTTCTGGTCGGCCTGGGGCGACGTCGCCAATCAGGCGGGGGAGCAGGCGCCGGCCGGCGTTCTGCTCGGGCAGGCGGGGAGCCTCGTCACCCAGCTGCAGACCGGGTACCGGTCGGTCGACGACCAGTGGACCACGCTCCGCGCGTCGATGGACGGCATGGCCTCCGACCTGAACACCGCGGCGACCGCCGTCGCCGACCTCAACGGGCGCATCCGCTCCGCACTGGCGTCGGGTCAGTCGGCGAACGAGCTGCTCGACCGGCGCGACCTGCTCACCGCATCCATCGCCAAGCTCGCCGGGGGAGTGGTCCGGCCGAACGACGACGGCACCGTGGATGTGCTGGTCGGCGGAAACGCGCTGGTCTCCGGCACCAGCACCAACCTCGTGAAGGCGGCAGGCGCCTCCCGCATGGCGGACGCCGCGGCCGACCCGGCGCGCCTCGAGTGGGCGTACCGGCCGGGTGCGGCGATCGCGCTCGAGGGCGGATCGATCGCCGGAGCCGTCTCCACGCTCGCCCCCGCCGACGCCTCGGGCACCGGGGGAGTGCTCGCGGAAGCGGCCGTCAGCTACAACGCGTTCGCCGTGACGCTCGCCCAGCGCGTCAACGCCGTCCACTCCACCGGGGCGACGCCCACGGGCGCCACCGGCCTCGACTTCTTCGCCATCGACCCCACGAAGCCGGCCGCTCTCGGCCTCTCGGTCGTGCCGACCGGCGTCGGCCAGATCGCCACGGGCACCCCGGGAGCGGGTGGCACCGACGGCAGCATCGCCGACGCGATCAGCCAGCTCGGCACCGGAGCGAACGCCGTCGACAAGCAGTGGTCGTCCTTCGTCGTTCGCGTCGGCGTCGCCAGCCGCACCGAGAAGCAGCAGTCGGACCTCGCCGACCTCGCGAGCAGTGCCGCGACGAACGCCCAGCTCGCCGGCTCCTCCGTCGACCTCGACGAGGAGAACATGAACATGCTGTCCTTCCAGCACGCCTACCAGGGCGCCGCGCGCGTGATGACCGCCGTGGACGAGGCCCTCGATGTGCTCATCAACCACACCGGACTCGTCGGGAGATAA
- the flgL gene encoding flagellar hook-associated protein FlgL → MTNATQTLNAQRNLQLSLQRQAQLYDQATSRRLLNKPSDDPTATASAMGVRSDAAATAQYQRNVGNGDAWLTTADSALTSVETLMRRVRDLTLQGANDGAMSPEAKESIATELDGLKKSLLSLANTTYLGRTVFAGNADAGVAFQPDYSFTGTAGSTVERRIGPDTTVRVDADGAAVFGTGASSVFALIDNTVNDLRTGVNVTPRLAEIDDRMKAIVGEHAEVGGRQTRIDKAKDTLAVGANALEGQRSSLEDVDLSKVILDLKTQDVNYQTAIAVTARVLQPTLMDFLR, encoded by the coding sequence GTGACCAACGCCACCCAGACCCTCAACGCCCAGCGCAACCTGCAGCTCAGTCTGCAGCGCCAGGCGCAACTGTACGACCAGGCCACCAGCCGACGGCTGCTGAACAAGCCGTCGGACGACCCCACCGCCACGGCGAGCGCCATGGGAGTGCGGTCGGACGCCGCGGCCACCGCCCAGTATCAGCGCAACGTCGGCAACGGCGACGCCTGGCTGACCACCGCCGACTCGGCCCTGACGTCGGTCGAGACGCTCATGCGCCGCGTCCGCGACCTCACGCTGCAGGGCGCGAACGACGGCGCCATGTCGCCCGAGGCGAAGGAGTCGATCGCGACGGAGCTCGACGGACTCAAGAAGAGCCTCCTATCGCTCGCCAACACGACCTACCTCGGCCGCACGGTGTTCGCGGGCAACGCGGACGCCGGCGTCGCCTTCCAGCCCGACTACTCGTTCACCGGGACGGCGGGAAGTACAGTGGAGCGCAGGATCGGCCCCGACACCACGGTGCGGGTGGATGCGGACGGCGCCGCGGTCTTCGGAACCGGCGCGTCGTCGGTGTTCGCGCTGATCGACAACACCGTGAACGACCTCCGCACGGGTGTGAACGTCACCCCGCGCCTCGCGGAGATCGACGACAGGATGAAGGCGATCGTGGGAGAGCACGCGGAGGTCGGCGGTCGGCAGACCCGCATCGACAAGGCGAAGGACACGCTCGCCGTCGGAGCCAACGCGCTGGAGGGTCAGCGCTCCTCCCTGGAGGACGTCGACCTGAGCAAGGTGATCCTCGACCTGAAGACGCAGGATGTGAACTACCAGACCGCGATCGCCGTCACGGCCCGCGTGCTCCAGCCGACGCTGATGGACTTCCTCCGGTGA
- the flgN gene encoding flagellar export chaperone FlgN, translated as MAASELSAQLWKERELLELLLFKLEEEQLLLIAGKSRWISHATREVEQVIERMRAVGLARTVEVAALAEEWGLGQDATLRELATAAPDGIWSDIFGSHLAAMTELTAQIAEVRDTNERLLREAARSTQETLSSLSGAGDDPGVYGAGGTGQAGDTARFFDTEA; from the coding sequence ATGGCCGCGAGCGAACTCTCTGCGCAGCTCTGGAAGGAACGCGAGCTCCTCGAGCTCCTGCTGTTCAAACTGGAGGAGGAGCAGCTGCTGCTCATCGCGGGCAAGTCGCGGTGGATCTCGCACGCCACCCGTGAGGTCGAGCAGGTCATCGAGCGGATGCGCGCCGTCGGCCTCGCGCGAACGGTCGAGGTCGCCGCGCTGGCGGAGGAGTGGGGCCTCGGTCAGGATGCGACCCTCCGTGAGCTCGCCACCGCCGCCCCCGACGGCATCTGGTCCGACATCTTCGGGTCGCACCTCGCGGCCATGACCGAGCTGACCGCGCAGATCGCCGAGGTGCGCGACACCAACGAGCGCCTGCTCCGGGAGGCCGCCCGCTCCACGCAGGAGACGCTGAGCTCGCTCTCGGGCGCCGGCGACGACCCGGGCGTGTACGGAGCAGGCGGCACGGGCCAGGCGGGCGACACCGCGCGCTTCTTCGACACGGAGGCCTGA